Proteins encoded within one genomic window of Kaistia algarum:
- a CDS encoding amidohydrolase, producing MCRWCNRSAVAERLTAGLTVNRREFLAYAAAIAAVAGSGVPAFAASGTADTIFHNGPIYPMSSPGAKVEAIAVASGKIIAVGSEAEIMALRGSATELVDLAGRTLLPGLIDPHNHVTLSALLAMLLIDVGFARVKTKAGALAEMKAVAAKARPGEWLAFGFYDNLLQGGDFSMAELDAVAPANPLFLLYVNGHVGCANALAFERAGVTAATGDLPGGGFFGHSADGALNGMIYNEPALLKFVDIAVPKPKPEDLAKAVAAYAGQAAAAGLTTLHEPGTVKPEWVEMLAKLSNSLPIRFSASFSTDMVAESKAFASLGPSNMARILPGSRFSLYGMKYWGDGSNQAETAAQTQPYLGTDKRGSLGYTAAEAVSLCTKAKEAGWTILVHSQGDAAVDQILDAIETVYGAHPATGLNRVEHATMARPDQIERMKQLGCEPSFMTDFIYLYGADYRDKIFGAPRAEFMVPVGAAAKAGIGYSLHTDNPAAGLPLNPLRLVETAVTRRCMTDNSVLGADLALTVDEALRGVTVHPARQLGMSDRIGTLEAGKEADFTLLESDPYTTAPDQLSAIKVSETWVAGARTAA from the coding sequence ATGTGCCGGTGGTGTAACCGTTCTGCCGTAGCCGAGCGCCTCACAGCGGGGCTGACGGTCAATCGGCGTGAGTTCCTTGCCTATGCGGCCGCGATCGCGGCGGTGGCGGGGTCGGGTGTGCCGGCCTTTGCGGCCAGCGGCACGGCCGATACCATCTTCCATAACGGCCCGATCTATCCGATGTCGTCGCCGGGCGCGAAGGTCGAGGCTATCGCCGTCGCGTCCGGCAAGATCATCGCCGTCGGCAGCGAGGCCGAGATCATGGCTCTGCGCGGTTCCGCCACGGAGCTTGTCGACCTTGCGGGCCGCACCTTGCTGCCGGGCCTCATCGATCCGCACAATCACGTCACGCTTTCGGCGCTGCTCGCCATGCTGCTCATCGATGTCGGGTTTGCGCGCGTGAAGACCAAGGCGGGCGCGCTGGCCGAGATGAAGGCAGTCGCTGCGAAGGCGAGGCCCGGCGAATGGCTCGCCTTCGGCTTCTATGACAATCTGCTGCAGGGCGGCGACTTCTCGATGGCGGAGCTCGATGCCGTCGCCCCCGCCAACCCGCTCTTCCTGCTTTATGTGAACGGCCATGTCGGCTGCGCCAACGCGCTGGCCTTTGAGCGTGCCGGCGTGACCGCGGCGACGGGCGATCTGCCGGGAGGCGGCTTCTTCGGCCACAGCGCCGACGGCGCGCTCAACGGCATGATCTACAACGAACCGGCGCTGCTCAAATTCGTGGACATCGCCGTTCCCAAGCCGAAGCCCGAGGACCTCGCCAAGGCCGTTGCCGCCTATGCGGGTCAGGCCGCCGCCGCCGGTCTCACGACGCTGCACGAGCCCGGCACCGTGAAGCCGGAGTGGGTGGAGATGCTGGCCAAGCTTTCCAACAGCCTGCCGATCCGTTTCAGCGCCAGCTTCAGCACCGATATGGTGGCTGAGAGCAAGGCCTTTGCGTCGCTCGGCCCTTCCAACATGGCGCGCATCCTTCCCGGCAGCCGGTTCTCGCTCTACGGCATGAAATACTGGGGCGACGGTTCGAACCAGGCTGAGACGGCGGCGCAGACGCAGCCTTATCTCGGAACCGACAAGCGCGGCAGTCTCGGCTACACGGCCGCCGAGGCCGTCTCGCTCTGCACCAAGGCGAAGGAAGCGGGCTGGACCATCCTCGTCCACAGCCAGGGCGATGCCGCGGTCGACCAGATTCTGGACGCCATCGAAACGGTTTACGGGGCCCATCCGGCGACCGGTCTCAACCGGGTCGAACACGCCACGATGGCCCGGCCCGACCAGATCGAGCGGATGAAGCAGCTCGGATGCGAGCCGAGCTTCATGACCGACTTCATCTATCTCTACGGCGCGGACTATCGCGACAAGATCTTCGGTGCACCGCGCGCGGAATTCATGGTGCCGGTCGGCGCCGCGGCCAAAGCCGGGATCGGCTATTCGCTCCACACCGATAATCCCGCTGCCGGCCTGCCGCTCAATCCCCTGCGGCTGGTCGAGACGGCCGTGACGCGGCGCTGCATGACCGACAATTCGGTGCTGGGCGCGGATCTGGCGCTCACGGTGGACGAGGCGCTGCGCGGCGTCACCGTCCATCCCGCCCGCCAGCTGGGCATGAGCGACAGGATCGGCACGCTGGAGGCGGGCAAGGAGGCGGACTTCACCCTCCTCGAAAGCGATCCTTACACCACGGCTCCCGATCAGCTATCCGCCATCAAGGTGAGCGAGACCTGGGTAGCGGGCGCCAGAACAGCGGCCTGA
- a CDS encoding sugar ABC transporter substrate-binding protein → MNSFAKLGSIAAVMAAFTMATPIMSTQAQAADPLNIWYVNPLPNTPDWGRSGKIFQDQAAAMGYKATLVGPTKLDVPAMISQIEQAIADKADGIITCSLDPAAFKSVIDEAKAAGIIVASIGCVDPNADFSVGTGNEAYGKLSADLVAEHTGGKAQVGIVATDQTQPNQVRQVKGFREQLAAKYPDIKELTWESDNSDAGVAAQKIGAMVSAYPDMNYIWIIEGAAPGAVPAALSEAGKKAGDIKVLAVDAQNSTLKGIEDGWVTATLNQCWFNASANIGKLMVEMKATGKHPQAFYEIPVDPVTKERLPYSGCPAENSSKPFGY, encoded by the coding sequence ATGAATAGTTTCGCAAAACTCGGCTCGATCGCTGCCGTGATGGCTGCGTTCACTATGGCGACGCCGATCATGTCGACGCAGGCTCAGGCAGCAGATCCGCTGAACATCTGGTACGTGAATCCGCTACCCAACACGCCCGACTGGGGGCGCTCCGGCAAGATCTTCCAGGATCAGGCCGCGGCGATGGGCTACAAAGCGACGTTGGTCGGTCCCACCAAGCTCGACGTGCCTGCGATGATCAGCCAGATCGAGCAGGCGATTGCCGACAAGGCCGACGGGATCATCACTTGTTCGCTCGATCCGGCCGCGTTCAAGTCCGTAATTGACGAGGCCAAGGCCGCCGGCATTATCGTCGCCTCGATCGGCTGCGTCGATCCGAACGCCGATTTCTCCGTCGGGACGGGCAACGAGGCCTATGGCAAGTTGTCGGCCGATCTCGTGGCCGAGCATACCGGCGGCAAAGCCCAGGTCGGAATCGTCGCAACAGACCAGACGCAGCCGAACCAAGTGAGACAGGTGAAGGGATTCCGCGAGCAACTGGCGGCCAAATATCCCGACATCAAGGAACTCACCTGGGAGAGCGACAATTCTGATGCTGGCGTCGCCGCGCAGAAGATCGGGGCCATGGTGTCCGCCTATCCAGACATGAACTATATCTGGATCATTGAGGGCGCGGCTCCCGGCGCGGTGCCGGCAGCACTGAGCGAGGCGGGCAAGAAGGCCGGCGACATCAAGGTGCTGGCCGTCGACGCCCAGAATTCGACGCTGAAGGGCATCGAAGACGGCTGGGTCACCGCCACGCTCAACCAGTGCTGGTTCAACGCCTCGGCCAATATCGGCAAGCTGATGGTGGAAATGAAGGCCACTGGCAAGCACCCACAGGCATTCTACGAGATTCCGGTTGATCCAGTCACCAAGGAGCGGCTGCCCTATAGCGGTTGCCCGGCCGAGAATTCGTCGAAGCCGTTCGGCTACTGA
- a CDS encoding GntR family transcriptional regulator, protein MTIVSRGQLARLSLSDAIRARLREQILAGELPMGQRLTEQGVAEAMGTSAGPVREAFASLTYEGLLMSLPNRGTFVSSVSEEEARGAYDIRQRVELYAFELAAGRLSSEINRELDELIEGLKAAAAKSDYPTMIGLDMRFHGIFYAQSGNPILAALWPLLEGTIRKFVSVAGPQYTRDFNEIAQRHVTLLANYRKGDMAAVAAELAQHGQDIWRNLRPHKGDVAARPKPGKAGQSSP, encoded by the coding sequence ATGACGATTGTTTCGCGAGGACAACTGGCCCGTCTGTCGCTGTCGGATGCCATCCGAGCTCGCCTCAGGGAGCAGATCCTGGCCGGCGAATTGCCAATGGGACAAAGGCTGACGGAACAAGGCGTGGCCGAGGCAATGGGAACCTCGGCCGGGCCGGTGCGTGAGGCTTTTGCGAGCCTCACCTATGAAGGTCTTTTGATGTCGTTGCCCAATCGCGGCACCTTCGTGTCCTCCGTCTCGGAAGAGGAGGCGCGCGGCGCCTATGATATCCGCCAGCGAGTGGAACTCTATGCTTTCGAGCTGGCGGCGGGGCGCTTGTCGTCGGAGATCAATCGCGAACTCGACGAACTGATTGAAGGGCTCAAGGCGGCGGCCGCGAAGTCCGACTATCCCACCATGATCGGGCTCGACATGCGCTTTCACGGCATATTTTACGCACAATCAGGCAACCCGATCCTCGCCGCTCTCTGGCCGCTGCTGGAAGGAACAATTCGTAAATTCGTCTCGGTTGCGGGGCCGCAATACACGCGCGATTTCAATGAAATAGCCCAGCGTCATGTGACGCTGCTCGCCAATTATCGCAAGGGCGACATGGCAGCGGTCGCCGCGGAACTCGCCCAGCACGGACAGGATATCTGGCGGAACCTGCGTCCGCACAAAGGCGACGTCGCCGCACGTCCGAAGCCGGGCAAAGCCGGCCAATCATCACCCTAG
- a CDS encoding MBL fold metallo-hydrolase, whose product MALELTWLGQSGLLLRDGSRTVLVDPWLSPSSERASPPPDISRLPQHVDLLLITHGHGDHLDPEGLQKLAGWCRIAEILAPDPHLGTVGEALRDVPRLGARPGQRIERLGGISVIPAWHGVTVSDGYGPMIAADGTSPHVGYFFVLGGVRVYVSGDTISDAALIEAARPLRPSLVFLPVNGRDAGREARGILGNMSADEAVRFALAVGADTLVPLHHDGVTGNTAEIGQVAHAAACKPLHLVLPARSIPLVIDGNRP is encoded by the coding sequence GTGGCGTTGGAATTGACGTGGCTGGGCCAATCGGGACTGCTTCTTCGAGATGGCTCTCGCACCGTCTTGGTGGACCCGTGGCTATCGCCATCCAGCGAGCGGGCGTCGCCGCCTCCCGACATTTCGCGTCTGCCGCAGCACGTCGACCTGCTGCTGATCACCCATGGCCATGGCGACCATCTGGATCCAGAAGGGCTTCAGAAGCTTGCAGGGTGGTGCCGGATTGCCGAGATCCTGGCTCCGGACCCGCATTTGGGCACGGTCGGTGAAGCTCTTCGCGACGTGCCGCGCCTTGGAGCCCGGCCCGGCCAACGCATCGAGCGGCTGGGTGGCATCTCCGTGATCCCGGCTTGGCATGGCGTCACGGTGTCAGACGGCTATGGACCGATGATCGCCGCCGATGGAACGAGCCCGCATGTCGGCTACTTCTTTGTCCTTGGCGGCGTCCGAGTTTATGTGTCCGGCGACACGATCAGCGACGCCGCACTGATCGAGGCGGCACGGCCCCTGCGGCCAAGCCTAGTGTTCCTTCCCGTTAACGGGCGCGATGCGGGACGCGAAGCGCGTGGCATCCTCGGCAACATGTCAGCGGACGAGGCCGTCCGCTTCGCGCTCGCTGTTGGCGCCGACACGCTGGTACCGCTCCACCATGACGGCGTCACCGGCAATACCGCCGAGATCGGCCAGGTTGCTCACGCTGCCGCGTGCAAACCGCTGCATTTGGTCCTCCCCGCCCGCTCCATTCCCCTTGTCATCGACGGAAATAGACCATGA
- a CDS encoding ABC transporter permease codes for MKRLLKIYLEKPELAGVLLLLILICVFQFLSHGIFLSLQNLRGILGLLPEVGMVTIGFALLMICGEFDLSVGSVFALMPMSVALMLNADMPFWAAMAIGLAICAGIGFLNGFITLTFAIPSFITTLGMLFIARSLTVVISGGFPPLLAVDKIPASLFTAFIGDGLLRASFVWFVAIAVFASVLLTMTNLGNWIKSTGGFLEAAMSMGIPVRSVKLACFILCSMLAGFAGTVQVFRLQSPLPSIGESLELQAVAAAVIGGVALTGGVGTVFGAIVGALLIRVIDNGLVLSRIDANWFKFAIGTLTILAVIGNSWLRRTARQIRLEQRP; via the coding sequence ATGAAGCGTCTGTTGAAGATCTACCTCGAAAAGCCGGAACTGGCAGGTGTGTTACTCCTGCTGATCCTTATCTGTGTCTTCCAGTTCCTGTCGCACGGAATATTCCTGTCGCTCCAGAACCTGCGCGGCATCCTCGGCCTACTTCCCGAGGTCGGTATGGTGACTATAGGTTTCGCGCTCCTGATGATCTGCGGCGAATTCGACCTGTCGGTCGGCTCCGTGTTCGCGCTGATGCCGATGAGCGTGGCGTTGATGCTCAATGCCGACATGCCTTTCTGGGCTGCCATGGCCATCGGCTTGGCTATATGCGCCGGCATTGGCTTTCTGAACGGCTTCATCACGCTCACCTTTGCCATACCGAGCTTCATCACGACGCTTGGGATGCTGTTCATAGCCAGGTCCCTCACGGTTGTTATCTCGGGAGGCTTTCCGCCATTGCTGGCCGTCGACAAGATACCGGCCTCACTTTTCACCGCGTTCATTGGCGACGGCCTGCTTCGAGCATCCTTCGTCTGGTTCGTCGCTATCGCCGTCTTTGCCTCTGTCCTGCTCACGATGACCAATCTCGGCAACTGGATCAAATCGACCGGCGGCTTTCTCGAGGCGGCAATGTCGATGGGCATTCCAGTGCGGTCGGTCAAACTCGCCTGCTTCATCCTTTGCTCGATGCTGGCCGGGTTCGCCGGCACGGTCCAGGTGTTCCGCCTGCAATCGCCTCTGCCCTCGATCGGGGAGAGTCTCGAACTGCAGGCTGTCGCGGCCGCTGTCATTGGGGGAGTCGCCCTCACCGGCGGCGTCGGAACCGTCTTCGGCGCGATTGTCGGTGCCCTACTCATCCGTGTAATTGACAATGGACTGGTCCTGTCGCGGATCGACGCCAATTGGTTCAAGTTCGCCATTGGGACGCTGACCATCCTGGCAGTCATCGGCAACTCGTGGCTTCGCCGTACTGCCCGGCAAATCAGGCTGGAGCAGCGCCCGTGA
- a CDS encoding NAD-dependent epimerase/dehydratase family protein, translating to MTQTVLVTGGAGFIGAYVTRRLLKEGMRVVVYDMQPRGNVLDLLMPDRESTRNAPILESGEITDGFRLLSLCRQHNVEAIVHLASPLTMDVVSNPATGIRDICLGTHTVFATAREARLKRVVWASSVAIFGTAADYPPGPLAEDAFHRPPNLYGAAKSLCETMARQMAETDGLDTIGLRLSVVYGAGRRRGYMTYPSALMRDAATTDAVVVRFGDQKLHWQYVEEVAGMALVALTAPQLGRGHVYNAFGDCRSWRDAAAILRSLKPELNIAIRDEIDEALAGTVEDYAAERFVRDFASTRQWPLEAGIKDTLDTYRTMAARTPAQL from the coding sequence ATGACCCAGACTGTACTTGTTACCGGCGGCGCGGGCTTCATTGGTGCCTATGTCACACGGCGCCTACTCAAGGAGGGCATGCGAGTCGTCGTCTACGACATGCAGCCGCGTGGCAATGTTCTCGACCTGCTGATGCCGGACCGGGAATCGACGCGCAACGCGCCCATTCTTGAGAGCGGCGAGATCACCGACGGATTTCGCCTTCTGTCGCTTTGCCGCCAGCACAACGTCGAAGCGATCGTTCATCTCGCTTCGCCGCTCACTATGGATGTCGTGAGCAATCCGGCGACTGGGATACGCGACATCTGCCTCGGCACGCATACCGTCTTCGCAACCGCCCGCGAGGCGCGGCTGAAGCGCGTCGTCTGGGCAAGTTCAGTAGCGATCTTTGGAACAGCTGCAGACTATCCGCCGGGTCCGTTGGCGGAGGATGCATTTCACCGCCCGCCTAACCTTTACGGCGCGGCAAAGTCATTGTGCGAAACCATGGCCCGGCAGATGGCTGAGACTGACGGCCTCGACACTATCGGGCTCAGGCTTTCGGTTGTCTACGGTGCCGGCCGACGACGCGGGTATATGACCTATCCATCCGCTCTCATGCGCGATGCCGCAACGACTGATGCCGTCGTCGTGCGGTTCGGCGACCAGAAGCTTCATTGGCAATATGTCGAGGAAGTTGCCGGAATGGCACTCGTTGCGCTGACGGCCCCCCAACTTGGTCGTGGTCATGTCTACAACGCATTTGGCGATTGCCGCTCCTGGCGCGACGCTGCGGCGATCCTCCGCTCTCTCAAGCCAGAGCTGAATATCGCGATACGCGACGAGATCGACGAGGCCTTGGCCGGAACCGTCGAGGACTACGCCGCAGAACGATTTGTTCGAGACTTTGCCTCGACCCGACAATGGCCGCTGGAGGCGGGCATCAAAGACACGCTCGACACCTATCGGACCATGGCGGCGAGGACACCAGCTCAGCTTTAG
- a CDS encoding ATP-binding cassette domain-containing protein, whose amino-acid sequence MTEPIIAIRDVHKWYSGVHALKGVDIDIRPGELVGLIGDNGAGKSTLIKILSGVTRPDQGQVLIDGQTVDLKSPKSAMRLGIETVYQYNSMVPTMSVARNLFIGREPLRFSLFGIGLMNQAKMRHDSIRAIADVDLHLRSPDALVGELSGGQRQGVAIARAMYFKSRVLILDEPTNHLSVKETTKVLGFVSGLKAQMITGIFISHNLHHVFSSCERIIAMARGKVVLDKPTDRTSMEEVQELM is encoded by the coding sequence GTGACCGAACCCATCATTGCGATACGGGATGTCCATAAATGGTATTCTGGCGTGCATGCCCTGAAAGGCGTCGACATCGACATCCGGCCAGGTGAACTAGTCGGTCTCATCGGCGATAACGGCGCGGGCAAGTCGACGCTCATCAAGATTCTGTCGGGCGTGACGCGGCCGGACCAGGGTCAAGTTCTGATCGACGGCCAGACGGTGGACCTCAAGTCACCGAAATCGGCGATGCGGCTCGGCATCGAAACCGTCTATCAGTATAACTCTATGGTTCCGACGATGTCGGTCGCCCGCAACCTGTTCATCGGACGCGAGCCACTGCGCTTTTCTCTGTTCGGTATCGGCCTAATGAACCAGGCCAAGATGCGGCACGATTCGATCCGGGCCATTGCCGATGTCGATCTGCATCTGCGTTCGCCGGATGCACTCGTCGGTGAGCTCTCTGGCGGCCAACGACAGGGCGTCGCGATCGCCCGCGCCATGTATTTCAAGTCGAGGGTGCTGATTCTTGACGAGCCGACCAACCATTTGTCGGTCAAGGAAACGACCAAGGTACTGGGGTTTGTGTCCGGGCTGAAGGCACAGATGATCACCGGCATCTTCATCAGCCATAATCTTCATCATGTATTCTCATCATGCGAACGGATCATCGCCATGGCGAGAGGCAAGGTCGTGCTTGACAAGCCGACCGACCGAACCTCGATGGAAGAGGTCCAGGAACTGATGTGA
- a CDS encoding ATP-binding cassette domain-containing protein, producing the protein MQLTSPSPALELRHVSKAFGHVVALDDVSLRFERGEVSVIVGDNGAGKSTMMKVLSGVYPVDSGELCIDGKPTYMANPATARAHGIAAVFQNLALVECLDVAENMYLGRQLRKWGIFADKKAMIDGAADTLTELKVRLPSVRVPVGILSGGQRQGIAIARAVQQNTPIVLLDEPTAALGYRETQQVITIIRQLREAGKAVVLVSHDLSMVFDVADTIQVMRLGRVQGVRRRAVADRNEIIGLITGAIDSDRRAA; encoded by the coding sequence GTGCAATTGACGAGCCCCTCGCCAGCGCTCGAACTGCGCCATGTTAGCAAGGCCTTCGGCCATGTTGTCGCCCTGGACGACGTATCGCTCCGTTTCGAACGTGGCGAGGTCAGCGTCATCGTCGGCGACAACGGCGCCGGCAAGTCCACGATGATGAAGGTATTGTCGGGTGTCTACCCGGTCGATAGCGGCGAACTGTGTATCGACGGCAAGCCCACTTACATGGCAAATCCTGCCACGGCGCGCGCGCACGGGATCGCCGCGGTTTTCCAGAACCTCGCCCTTGTCGAATGTCTAGACGTGGCCGAGAACATGTATCTGGGTCGTCAGCTTCGCAAATGGGGCATTTTTGCCGACAAGAAAGCGATGATCGACGGCGCCGCCGATACGCTGACGGAGCTCAAGGTTCGTCTGCCCTCCGTGCGCGTGCCGGTCGGCATCTTGTCCGGCGGCCAAAGACAGGGCATCGCCATTGCCCGCGCCGTGCAGCAGAACACGCCGATCGTGCTGCTCGACGAACCGACGGCGGCGCTCGGCTATCGCGAGACACAACAGGTCATCACCATTATCCGCCAGCTGCGCGAGGCCGGTAAGGCCGTCGTCCTCGTCAGCCATGACCTGTCGATGGTGTTCGACGTTGCGGACACCATCCAGGTGATGCGCCTCGGCCGAGTCCAGGGCGTCCGTCGGCGGGCCGTCGCCGACCGCAACGAAATCATTGGCCTCATCACCGGCGCCATCGACTCCGACAGGAGGGCCGCATGA
- a CDS encoding substrate-binding domain-containing protein, translated as MKTSSMTTALIVGAALFAGPALADPLKIVLTVHGATSNQFWQPVKKGFEDACSKIQADCQMLFTSTNGSIEQQAANMEAGLAGNPDALITTIADNRAFDKIISDARAKGVIVIATNADDTEPGGNERQAYIGQGLPQAGYALAKYMTTQFPKDGPVTVLVGINDPSANWSTQRASGILKGLEEWKAANPDRSITIDKLDSGGDNATAADRVGAYLNAHPETTAYLETGSQDVAVAHVLKDRSIAPGKVLLGGFDVESDVLQEMKAGYIQAHVDQQPYMQGFMPVMEVYLAKTVGLAPADIDTGLGLLLPSQADAVTDMAAKGLR; from the coding sequence ATGAAGACTTCGTCCATGACCACGGCGTTGATCGTAGGCGCAGCGCTATTTGCCGGACCCGCACTCGCGGATCCACTCAAGATTGTTCTGACGGTGCACGGCGCCACATCCAACCAGTTCTGGCAGCCGGTCAAGAAGGGTTTCGAAGACGCCTGCTCCAAGATCCAGGCCGATTGTCAAATGTTGTTCACCTCGACGAACGGCTCAATTGAGCAGCAGGCCGCCAACATGGAGGCGGGACTCGCGGGCAATCCCGATGCGCTGATCACGACGATCGCGGACAACAGGGCGTTCGACAAGATCATCTCCGACGCCCGGGCTAAAGGCGTCATCGTCATTGCGACCAACGCCGATGATACGGAACCCGGCGGCAACGAACGCCAGGCCTATATCGGCCAGGGACTGCCCCAGGCGGGCTATGCGTTGGCCAAATATATGACGACCCAGTTTCCGAAGGACGGTCCCGTCACCGTTCTTGTCGGGATCAACGATCCCAGCGCTAACTGGTCGACCCAGCGCGCCTCGGGCATCCTGAAAGGTCTCGAGGAGTGGAAGGCGGCTAATCCGGATCGGAGCATCACGATTGATAAACTCGATTCCGGCGGCGACAACGCCACGGCGGCTGATCGCGTCGGGGCCTATCTCAACGCGCATCCCGAGACGACGGCCTACCTAGAGACCGGATCGCAGGATGTTGCCGTAGCCCACGTCCTCAAGGACCGCAGCATAGCGCCGGGCAAGGTTCTACTGGGCGGCTTCGATGTCGAATCAGACGTGTTGCAGGAAATGAAGGCCGGCTACATCCAGGCGCATGTTGACCAGCAGCCCTACATGCAGGGCTTCATGCCGGTGATGGAAGTTTATCTGGCCAAAACTGTCGGGCTGGCACCTGCGGATATCGATACCGGCCTCGGGCTCCTGCTGCCCTCGCAGGCAGATGCGGTGACGGACATGGCTGCAAAGGGCCTGCGCTGA
- a CDS encoding mandelate racemase/muconate lactonizing enzyme family protein — protein MLTHLQTGATVMSTTGRYVETVETFVVDAAWRNFLIVKITTNDGLVGWGDGTLGWKEFAVESLVHEFADRHLVGRDPFRIEDLWFRLYQVEHNTGPVMYSAMAGLETALWDIVGKSCGQPVVNLVGGALRDRIRVYANGWYADMHDHAKLRERVQKVVGMGYTAMKFDPFGAGGREMSRADLRSAVKAVGVVRDAAGPDIDLLIECHGRFSVGTAIEAIKAMQPFEPLFCEEPIPAHNLDSQAWVTKAASAMGARVATGEHTYSRFGFNEMLQKQATHVVQPDLGYTGGFMETKKIAAMAEAHYISVAPHNCDGPGKLMASIHLCANIPNFLILETFADFDVAWRKDLVKGGELPVEGGCYKVPTAPGWGYEIDEEVARAHPGSIKSRMNMFDGEWERLMCN, from the coding sequence GTGCTCACCCATCTCCAAACCGGCGCAACCGTCATGTCGACGACGGGTCGATATGTCGAGACCGTCGAAACCTTCGTAGTCGACGCCGCATGGCGCAACTTTCTGATCGTCAAGATCACCACCAACGACGGCCTCGTCGGATGGGGTGACGGTACGCTCGGCTGGAAGGAATTCGCGGTCGAATCGCTGGTGCATGAATTTGCCGACCGCCACCTTGTCGGGCGCGATCCGTTCCGCATCGAGGACCTGTGGTTCCGTCTCTACCAAGTCGAACACAATACTGGCCCGGTGATGTACTCGGCGATGGCGGGGCTCGAGACAGCGCTTTGGGATATCGTCGGCAAGTCCTGCGGGCAGCCGGTCGTCAACCTGGTAGGCGGCGCGCTACGCGACCGGATCCGGGTCTATGCCAATGGCTGGTATGCCGACATGCACGACCACGCCAAGCTCCGCGAGCGGGTGCAGAAGGTCGTAGGTATGGGATATACGGCGATGAAGTTCGACCCGTTCGGTGCCGGTGGCCGAGAGATGAGCCGCGCAGACCTCCGCTCGGCCGTCAAGGCGGTCGGCGTAGTGCGCGATGCCGCCGGGCCGGATATCGATCTCCTGATCGAGTGCCACGGCCGCTTCTCCGTCGGCACCGCCATTGAGGCAATCAAGGCGATGCAACCATTCGAGCCTCTGTTCTGCGAGGAACCGATACCGGCCCACAATCTTGACTCGCAGGCTTGGGTGACCAAGGCGGCATCGGCAATGGGGGCCCGTGTGGCAACCGGCGAGCACACCTATTCCCGCTTCGGCTTCAACGAAATGCTCCAGAAGCAGGCGACACATGTTGTGCAGCCTGATCTCGGTTACACAGGCGGTTTCATGGAGACCAAGAAGATCGCGGCCATGGCCGAGGCGCATTACATCTCCGTCGCGCCTCACAACTGCGATGGCCCCGGCAAGCTCATGGCCTCGATCCATCTCTGCGCCAATATTCCGAACTTCCTGATCCTCGAGACCTTTGCCGATTTCGATGTCGCTTGGCGCAAAGATCTGGTCAAGGGCGGCGAACTGCCGGTCGAGGGCGGCTGCTACAAGGTTCCGACAGCGCCCGGCTGGGGATACGAGATCGACGAGGAGGTTGCGCGTGCGCATCCAGGCTCGATCAAGTCGCGCATGAACATGTTCGACGGCGAATGGGAAAGGCTGATGTGCAATTGA